The following coding sequences are from one Fimbriimonadaceae bacterium window:
- a CDS encoding sulfite exporter TauE/SafE family protein, giving the protein MASLVIALLIGFLAGILSGMFGIGGGILVVPALVLMNKLDQKTAQGTSLAALLAPVGILGVIAYAKQSKVDWPVAACVALGLVLGPMIGAKFVLDLDPLTVKRVFGTFVILVGLYFVWGK; this is encoded by the coding sequence ATGGCTTCTCTGGTCATCGCCCTCCTCATCGGCTTCCTCGCCGGCATCCTCAGCGGCATGTTCGGCATCGGTGGGGGGATCCTCGTGGTCCCCGCCCTCGTCCTGATGAACAAGCTGGACCAGAAGACCGCCCAAGGGACCTCGTTGGCCGCCCTCCTCGCCCCGGTCGGCATTCTGGGGGTCATCGCATACGCCAAGCAGTCGAAGGTCGATTGGCCGGTCGCGGCCTGCGTGGCCCTTGGCCTTGTCCTCGGACCGATGATCGGCGCCAAGTTTGTGCTGGATCTCGACCCTCTCACCGTCAAGAGGGTGTTCGGCACCTTCGTCATCCTCGTCGGCCTGTACTTCGTCTGGGGCAAGTGA
- a CDS encoding redoxin family protein, whose amino-acid sequence MVNVLVAALCLAAYPDVTDVNGHSYRLSGRPATVVVFVTVDCPIANQYQPEIERLRKKYEPQGTGFFLVHVDPDVTETKAKEHAREYGAGARLVIDRGHTLAKAFGAKITPEAFVLDSRGKLAYRGRIDDRYAGLGNQTAAPKHHDLADALRAVIAGRPPKVAETTGYGCLIPRL is encoded by the coding sequence ATGGTCAACGTCCTCGTCGCCGCGCTGTGCCTGGCCGCCTACCCTGACGTCACCGACGTGAACGGCCACAGTTACCGGCTGTCGGGACGGCCCGCGACGGTCGTGGTCTTCGTCACCGTCGATTGCCCCATCGCCAACCAGTACCAGCCTGAGATCGAGCGGCTCAGAAAGAAGTACGAGCCCCAAGGGACCGGGTTCTTCCTTGTCCATGTCGACCCCGACGTGACTGAAACCAAGGCCAAGGAGCACGCCCGGGAATACGGCGCCGGTGCGCGCCTCGTGATTGACCGTGGCCACACCTTGGCGAAAGCCTTCGGGGCCAAAATCACGCCGGAAGCGTTCGTCCTGGACTCCCGGGGAAAACTCGCGTACCGGGGCCGCATCGACGACCGGTATGCCGGGCTCGGCAACCAGACGGCCGCGCCAAAGCACCACGACCTTGCCGACGCCCTCCGCGCCGTCATTGCCGGACGGCCTCCGAAAGTCGCCGAGACCACCGGCTATGGCTGCTTGATCCCGAGGCTCTAG
- a CDS encoding DUF1385 domain-containing protein has protein sequence MSQGEYLQFGGMAVVEGVMMRSPHYWSVACRAPSGQIVVKTEPLTQTWIGRQKWLKKPFLRGSLAMLDTMALGSRAMNFASNVQLEAESKGQAKTKTLDNVTLALTLLASLGFGFLVFKLGPEAIAQWLRPGAKDQQGTGTNYLAELIKIVFFIGYLMLIRRLPAILEVFKYHGAEHKAINVVEAKEDLTVAAAKLQTRLHPRCGTNFAIIVLLVGLLLFPLIPRFGQADAPMALVVLIRLGIELCVLPVIAGISYEIIRAAGKAKDQRWVNVLLKPGLMTQYITTEEPEEKHLEVAVASLKAVLLAEETGELTNVALDPTFGESGDAAAATA, from the coding sequence ATGTCCCAGGGCGAGTACTTGCAGTTCGGCGGCATGGCCGTCGTCGAAGGGGTCATGATGCGCTCGCCTCACTATTGGTCGGTGGCGTGCCGGGCGCCCAGCGGACAAATCGTCGTCAAGACCGAGCCCCTGACCCAAACCTGGATCGGCCGGCAAAAGTGGCTCAAGAAGCCGTTCTTGCGAGGGTCGCTCGCCATGCTCGACACCATGGCGTTGGGGTCGCGAGCGATGAACTTCGCCTCGAACGTCCAACTGGAGGCCGAGTCCAAGGGGCAAGCCAAGACCAAGACCCTGGACAATGTGACCCTCGCCCTGACCCTGCTCGCCTCGCTCGGGTTCGGGTTTCTCGTTTTCAAGCTCGGGCCGGAGGCGATCGCCCAGTGGTTGCGGCCGGGTGCCAAAGACCAGCAGGGCACCGGGACCAACTATCTGGCCGAGCTGATCAAGATTGTCTTCTTCATCGGTTACCTGATGCTGATCCGCCGACTGCCCGCGATCCTTGAGGTCTTTAAGTACCACGGCGCCGAGCATAAGGCGATCAACGTGGTCGAGGCGAAGGAAGACCTGACGGTCGCGGCGGCCAAGCTCCAGACGCGGCTCCATCCGCGCTGCGGAACGAATTTCGCCATCATCGTCCTGCTTGTCGGACTCCTCCTGTTCCCCCTCATCCCGCGGTTCGGCCAGGCAGACGCGCCGATGGCGCTGGTCGTGCTCATCCGGCTGGGCATCGAGTTGTGTGTCCTGCCCGTCATCGCCGGCATCAGCTACGAGATCATCCGTGCCGCCGGCAAGGCCAAGGACCAGCGTTGGGTGAACGTGCTCCTCAAGCCGGGCTTGATGACCCAGTACATCACCACCGAGGAGCCGGAGGAAAAGCACCTTGAGGTCGCGGTGGCTTCGCTGAAGGCTGTCCTCTTGGCCGAGGAAACCGGCGAGTTGACCAACGTTGCGCTGGACCCCACCTTCGGGGAGTCGGGCGACGCGGCGGCAGCGACCGCGTAG